A region from the Triplophysa rosa linkage group LG4, Trosa_1v2, whole genome shotgun sequence genome encodes:
- the LOC130552878 gene encoding protein NLRC3-like isoform X1 yields the protein MKRPKAASQEPSCVSMKSHQSMMEAPQLTDGRLTSDLSSEKEQSSLSCTDSYCQTPINKTALDLQTLTLHTEKPEDLQRVKDKHKSIMKNKYESLFEGMKAQENQTLLKRIYTQLYIREGESEGVNEEHEVLHMEKQPRRTQDLQDTPIYCNDIFTPQSHQRHKIKSVLTKGIAGIGKTVSVHKFILDWAEGTANQDVDFMFLLPFRELNLIGEHRYSLHKLLLDFHPELQDVDSQIYEECKVVFIFDGLDESRMTRMFSDHSEKVSDVTDASSVAVLMSNLMKGDLLPSALIWITSRPAAANQIPSKYITRVTEIQGFDDAQKEEYFRKRISDEHQASRIISHIRRARSLHIMCHIPVFCWISSTVLQKILTQDHSEEIPKTLSEMYIHFLLIQMKMKNEKYDPERDPEINREVIVKLAEVAFKQLMKGNVMFYEEDLRECGIDITDASLYSGICTEIFKEESVIHQRKIYSFIHLSLQEFLAAFYWLHCCTCRHLTALGDFQPLYNLLKGAVDKALESETGHLDLFLRFLLGISLESNQRLLQDLLTHTVDTSQTIKKTTQYIKDQIKGNDGLSAERSINLFLCLFEVKDQTLYREIEEFVRSDKHSEKKLSAAHCSAIAYMLQMSEEVMDEFDLKKYNTTQEGRRRLIPAVNNCTRAQLADCNLNYQSCEIISSALQSSDSPLRDLDVSNNDLQDSGVKLISDALNILNCHLQTLRLSGCMVTDEGCCYLASALSSNPSHLRELDLSYNHPQHSTLQLLAYQSDPNYTLNKLNLDHGGHFWIKPGLIKYACDVTLDPNTANIHIILSDGNRKVTYVKDAQSYPDHPERFKDYEQVLSEESFTGRCYWEAEWSDWSFIGMTYKGISRDGDHTCFGYNDVSWFMYCVPERYSAWHDSKNIDIPAPSPPSNRVGVYVDCPAGTLSFYSVSDTHTLTHLHTFNTTFTQPLHAGVSVLNSSVSLCHIEQQLETS from the exons ATGAAGAGACCCAAAGCAGCATCTCAAGAACCCAGCTGTGTGTCAATGAAGAGTCATCAGTCCATGATGGAAGCTCCACAACTCACTGATGGAAgattgacctctgacctcag CAGTGAGAAAGAACAGTCTAGTCTGAGCTGCACTGATTCCTACTGTCAGACGCCCATCAACAAGACAGCATTAGACCTACAGACACTCACTCTGCACACGGAGAAGCCTGAAGACCTGCAGAGAGtgaaagacaaacacaaaagcatCATGAAGAACAAGTATGAGAGTTTATTTGAGGGAATGAAAGCACAAGAGAATCAAACGCTCCTGAAGAGAATTTACACACAGCTGTAcatcagagagggagagagtgaaGGAGTGAATGAAGAACATGAGGTTTTACACATGGAGAAACAGCCCAGAAGAACACAAGACTTACAAGACACTCCAATCTACTGCAATGACATCTTCACACCTCAATCTCATCAAAGACACAAAATCAAGAGCGTTCTTACTAAAGGCATCGCTGGAATTGGAAAAACAGTCTCTGTGCACAAGTTCATTCTGGATTGGGCCGAGGGAACAGCCAATCAGGACGTAGATTTCATGTTCCTGCTTCCGTTTCGAGAGCTGAACTTGATTGGAGAGCATCGCTACAGTCTTCACAAACTTCTGCTGGACTTTCATCCTGAACTTCAAGATGTGGACTCTCAGATTTATGAGGAGTGTAAAGTTGTGTTCATCTTTGATGGTCTGGATGAAAGCAGAATGACACGGATGTTTTCAGACCACAGTGAGAAAGTTTCTGATGTGACGGACGCTTCATCAGTGGCCGTGTTGATGTCAAACCTCATGAAAGGAGATCTGCTTCCCTCCGCTCTCATCTGGATCACCTCCAGACcagcagcagccaatcagatcccCTCCAAATACATCACgcgtgtgacagaaatccaGGGATTCGACGACGCTCAGAAGGAGGAATATTTCAGGAAGAGAATCAGCGACGAGCATCAAGCCAGCAGAATCATATCCCACATTAGAAGAGCGAGAAGCCTCCACATCATGTGTCACATACCGGTCTTCTGTTGGATCTCCTCCACTGTGCTTCAGAAGATCCTGACACAAGATCACAGTGAAGAAATCCCCAAAACTCTGAGTGAAATGTACATCCACTTCCTGCTGATccagatgaagatgaagaaTGAGAAGTATGATCCAGAGAGAGATCCAGAGATCAACAGAGAAGTGATTGTGAAACTGGCTGAAGTGGCTTTCAAACAGCTGATGAAGGGCAATGTGATGTTCTATGAGGAGGATCTGAGAGAGTGTGGGATAGACATCACTGACGCCTCGCTGTATTCTGGCATCTGTACTGAGATCTTTAAGGAGGAATCTGTCATTCATCAGAGGAAGATCTACAGCTTCATACATCTCAGTCTTCAGGAGTTCCTCGCGGCGTTCTACTGGTTACACTGCTGTACATGCAGACATCTCACAGCACTTGGAGATTTTCAACCGTTGTATAATCTGCTTAAAGGTGCAGTAGATAAAGCTCTTGAGAGTGAAACTGGTCATCTGGATCTTTTCTTGAGGTTTCTGCTGGGCATCTCACTGGAGTCCAATCAGAGACTCTTACAGGATCTACTGACACACACGGTGGACACCTCACAAACCATCAAGAAAACCACACAGTACATCAAAGATCAAATCAAGGGTAATGATGGTCTGTCAGCTGAAAGATCCATCAATCTGTTCTTGTGTCTGTTTGAAGTGAAAGATCAGACTCTGTACAGAGAGATCGAGGAGTTTGTGAGATCAGACAAACACTCAGAGAAGAAACTCTCGGCCGCTCACTGTTCAGCAATAGCCTACATGCTTCAGATGTCAGAGGAGGTGATGGATGAGTTTGATCTGAagaaatacaacacaacacaggagGGCAGAAGAAGACTCATACCGGCTGTCAACAACTGCACAAGAGCTCA actTGCTGACTGTAATCTCAATTATCAGTCCTGTGAAATCATCTCTTCAGCTCTTCAGTCCTCAGATTCTCCTCTGAGAGATCTTGATGTGAGTAACAATGATCTtcaggattcaggagtgaagctgatctctgaTGCTCTCAATATTTTAAACTGTCATCTACAGACACTGAG GTTATCAGGTTGTATGGTGACAGATGAAGGATGTTGTTATTTGGCTTCAGCTCTGAGTTCAAACCCGTCACACCTGAGAGAACTCGACCTGAGCTACAATCACCCACAACACTCAACACTTCAGCTGCTCGCTTATCAAAGTGATCCAAACTACACACTCAACAAACTCAA TTTGGATCATGGAGGACATTTTTGGATCAAACCAGGATTGATCAAAT ATGCCTGTGATGTCACACTGGATCCAAACACAGCAAACATTCACATCATTCTGTCTGATGGGAACAGAAAGGTGACGTATGTGAAAGATGCTCAGTCGTATCCTGATCATCCAGAGAGATTTAAGGACTATGAGCAGGTTCTGTCTGAAGAGAGTTTCACTGGACGCTGTTACTGGGAGGCTGAATGGAGCGACTGGAGTTTTATAGGGATGACATATAAAGGAATCAGCCGGGATGGAGATCACACTTGCTTTGGTTACAATGACGTGTCCTGGTTTATGTACTGTGTTCCTGAACGATACAGCGCATGGCACGATAGTAAAAACATAGACATACCTGCTCCTTCACCTCCATCTAATCGAGTAGGAGTGTATGTGGACTGTCCTGCCGGCACTCTGTCCTTCTACAgcgtctctgacacacacacactcacacacttacacacattcaacacaacaTTCACTCAACCTCTACACGCTGGAGTCTCCGTTTTGAACtcctctgtgtctctgtgtcaCATTGaacaacaacttgaaacatcaTAA
- the LOC130552878 gene encoding protein NLRC3-like isoform X2 codes for MKRPKAASQEPSCVSMKSHQSMMEAPQLTDGRLTSDLSSEKEQSSLSCTDSYCQTPINKTALDLQTLTLHTEKPEDLQRVKDKHKSIMKNKYESLFEGMKAQENQTLLKRIYTQLYIREGESEGVNEEHEVLHMEKQPRRTQDLQDTPIYCNDIFTPQSHQRHKIKSVLTKGIAGIGKTVSVHKFILDWAEGTANQDVDFMFLLPFRELNLIGEHRYSLHKLLLDFHPELQDVDSQIYEECKVVFIFDGLDESRMTRMFSDHSEKVSDVTDASSVAVLMSNLMKGDLLPSALIWITSRPAAANQIPSKYITRVTEIQGFDDAQKEEYFRKRISDEHQASRIISHIRRARSLHIMCHIPVFCWISSTVLQKILTQDHSEEIPKTLSEMYIHFLLIQMKMKNEKYDPERDPEINREVIVKLAEVAFKQLMKGNVMFYEEDLRECGIDITDASLYSGICTEIFKEESVIHQRKIYSFIHLSLQEFLAAFYWLHCCTCRHLTALGDFQPLYNLLKGAVDKALESETGHLDLFLRFLLGISLESNQRLLQDLLTHTVDTSQTIKKTTQYIKDQIKGNDGLSAERSINLFLCLFEVKDQTLYREIEEFVRSDKHSEKKLSAAHCSAIAYMLQMSEEVMDEFDLKKYNTTQEGRRRLIPAVNNCTRAQLADCNLNYQSCEIISSALQSSDSPLRDLDVIRLYGDR; via the exons ATGAAGAGACCCAAAGCAGCATCTCAAGAACCCAGCTGTGTGTCAATGAAGAGTCATCAGTCCATGATGGAAGCTCCACAACTCACTGATGGAAgattgacctctgacctcag CAGTGAGAAAGAACAGTCTAGTCTGAGCTGCACTGATTCCTACTGTCAGACGCCCATCAACAAGACAGCATTAGACCTACAGACACTCACTCTGCACACGGAGAAGCCTGAAGACCTGCAGAGAGtgaaagacaaacacaaaagcatCATGAAGAACAAGTATGAGAGTTTATTTGAGGGAATGAAAGCACAAGAGAATCAAACGCTCCTGAAGAGAATTTACACACAGCTGTAcatcagagagggagagagtgaaGGAGTGAATGAAGAACATGAGGTTTTACACATGGAGAAACAGCCCAGAAGAACACAAGACTTACAAGACACTCCAATCTACTGCAATGACATCTTCACACCTCAATCTCATCAAAGACACAAAATCAAGAGCGTTCTTACTAAAGGCATCGCTGGAATTGGAAAAACAGTCTCTGTGCACAAGTTCATTCTGGATTGGGCCGAGGGAACAGCCAATCAGGACGTAGATTTCATGTTCCTGCTTCCGTTTCGAGAGCTGAACTTGATTGGAGAGCATCGCTACAGTCTTCACAAACTTCTGCTGGACTTTCATCCTGAACTTCAAGATGTGGACTCTCAGATTTATGAGGAGTGTAAAGTTGTGTTCATCTTTGATGGTCTGGATGAAAGCAGAATGACACGGATGTTTTCAGACCACAGTGAGAAAGTTTCTGATGTGACGGACGCTTCATCAGTGGCCGTGTTGATGTCAAACCTCATGAAAGGAGATCTGCTTCCCTCCGCTCTCATCTGGATCACCTCCAGACcagcagcagccaatcagatcccCTCCAAATACATCACgcgtgtgacagaaatccaGGGATTCGACGACGCTCAGAAGGAGGAATATTTCAGGAAGAGAATCAGCGACGAGCATCAAGCCAGCAGAATCATATCCCACATTAGAAGAGCGAGAAGCCTCCACATCATGTGTCACATACCGGTCTTCTGTTGGATCTCCTCCACTGTGCTTCAGAAGATCCTGACACAAGATCACAGTGAAGAAATCCCCAAAACTCTGAGTGAAATGTACATCCACTTCCTGCTGATccagatgaagatgaagaaTGAGAAGTATGATCCAGAGAGAGATCCAGAGATCAACAGAGAAGTGATTGTGAAACTGGCTGAAGTGGCTTTCAAACAGCTGATGAAGGGCAATGTGATGTTCTATGAGGAGGATCTGAGAGAGTGTGGGATAGACATCACTGACGCCTCGCTGTATTCTGGCATCTGTACTGAGATCTTTAAGGAGGAATCTGTCATTCATCAGAGGAAGATCTACAGCTTCATACATCTCAGTCTTCAGGAGTTCCTCGCGGCGTTCTACTGGTTACACTGCTGTACATGCAGACATCTCACAGCACTTGGAGATTTTCAACCGTTGTATAATCTGCTTAAAGGTGCAGTAGATAAAGCTCTTGAGAGTGAAACTGGTCATCTGGATCTTTTCTTGAGGTTTCTGCTGGGCATCTCACTGGAGTCCAATCAGAGACTCTTACAGGATCTACTGACACACACGGTGGACACCTCACAAACCATCAAGAAAACCACACAGTACATCAAAGATCAAATCAAGGGTAATGATGGTCTGTCAGCTGAAAGATCCATCAATCTGTTCTTGTGTCTGTTTGAAGTGAAAGATCAGACTCTGTACAGAGAGATCGAGGAGTTTGTGAGATCAGACAAACACTCAGAGAAGAAACTCTCGGCCGCTCACTGTTCAGCAATAGCCTACATGCTTCAGATGTCAGAGGAGGTGATGGATGAGTTTGATCTGAagaaatacaacacaacacaggagGGCAGAAGAAGACTCATACCGGCTGTCAACAACTGCACAAGAGCTCA actTGCTGACTGTAATCTCAATTATCAGTCCTGTGAAATCATCTCTTCAGCTCTTCAGTCCTCAGATTCTCCTCTGAGAGATCTTGAT GTTATCAGGTTGTATGGTGACAGATGA